The Streptococcus equi subsp. equi nucleotide sequence CTTCTCTGTTAATGCTAATGGTGGTGTGGTTCCAGCTATTTCAACCTTCACCGATCCGAGTGTTTTGCTAGCAGTTTTTGGTCTGCTGCTAACAGCAGTGCTTGTGCTTAAGAACGTTCGTGGAGCCATCCTAATTGGTATTACAGTTACAACTTTAGCCGGTATTCCTATTGGAGTGGTTGATCTTTCTGCTGTTAATTTTGCAGACAATCACATCAGCTCAGCCTTTGCTGAATTAGGGACAACATTCTTGGCTGCCTTTGGTGGCATGGCGTCACTGTTTAGTGATTCAAGTCGCTTGCCGCTTGTTTTAATGACGATCTTTGCCTTTAGTCTATCTGATACCTTTGATACGATTGGAACTTTTGTTGGGACTGGTCGTCGAACAGGGATTTTCTCTGAGGAGGATGAGAGAGCTTTGGAAAACAGCTCTGGCTTTAGCTCAAAAATGGACCGTGCGCTCTTTGCTGACGCTATTGGTACTTCAATCGGAGCTTTATTTGGCACCTCAAATACCACAACCTACGTTGAGTCTGCTGCTGGTATTGCAGAGGGAGGACGTACAGGTCTAACAGCTGTATCAACTGCTGTCTGCTTTGTCTTATCTGTTTTACTGCTGCCGATCGTGGGAATTGTTCCAGCCGCTGCGACTGCACCAGCCTTAATCATTGTCGGGGTTATGATGGTATCGTCCTTCCTTGATGTTGATTGGAGCGACTTTGACGTTGCCCTACCGTCCTTCTTTGCTGCTTTCTTTATGGCACTTTGCTACTCTATTTCATACGGTGTGGCTGGCTCCTTTATTTTCTATTGCTTGGTGAAGCTTGTGAAGGGCAAAACCAAGGAGATTCACCCGATTCTTTGGGGAGCAACCTTCTTATTTGTTTTGAATTTTATCATTTTAGCGTTATTGTAAACGACTAATGAGGTACTTAGGTGCCTCTTTTTTGCTGGGACAATAAAGACAGGGATTACCGTTTGGACTGGGACTATGGACTTTCTAAGCTCATAGGCATTGCCACCTTTTCCTAGTCCTATATTTAGGCTAAGTCTTAAGGTTTTAGAGCTGCGGGTTGATTTCTAGAGCATTCAGCCCTGGCTATCACAGCAGAATGCCATGATGTTAGGTCCATGTGATTTGCTGCTGGCTCTTTTGATTTATGAGATGTTAAAGCTGATTGAGCTTTGACGACATTATATGAGGACTGACGAGCCTAGAATATTTTGCTGACAGGCTGGCTTAGGCTTGGAAGACCGTTTTTTTTCTGTTATAATAGCCTTATGTTTTATAGCAAAAATGAGAATGAATTAATCGCTTACGGGCAAGGCATTGGTAGACAGCTAAAGGCAGGAGATGTGCTTGTCTTGACTGGTGACTTAGGTGCTGGTAAAACAACGCTGACCAAGGGGGTTGCTAAGGGTTTGGGGATTGATCAGATGATTAAAAGCCCAACCTATACTATCGCTCGAGAATATGAGGGAAGACTACCCTTGTATCATTTAGATGTTTATCGGATTGGTGATGATCCGGACTCTATTGATTTAGATGATTTTATCTTTGGTGGTGGGGTTACTGTGATTGAGTGGGGCGAGCTTTTAGCCAAGGGAACCCTGCATGACTACCTTGAAATTTTAATAACAAAAACAGAAACAGGCCGGCAGGTTGATTATCTAGCACATGGTCATCGATCAGAGGCACTTCTTGAGGAGCTTAAGCATGTCTGAGCAGGTGGTGACAATCGAAGAGGCCAAGGCCTCAGATGCGTCAGCTTTGATCACTCTAATTAAAGAAGCTGCTGATGAGACAGATTTTATCACAGGGACTGAGGACGTCATAGCTGCTACCGTAGAGGTGCTTGAGTGTTTTCTAGAGGCTAGTCAGGAGTCTTTGACAGATATTTGCCTTTTGCTAAAGGTGGGAGATATATTAGCTGGTCTGCTAAATATAGCTGGCAAAGCATATCGTGAGACTAGCTATGTTGGCGATTGCTTTATGCTGGTCTTGAAACCCTACCGCAATCATGGCCTAGGACAGCTTTTGATGGAGACTACCCTTGATTGGGCCAGAGAAACAAAGCAGCTTTGTGCTTTGGAGCTGGAGGTTCAGGCTCGAAATACTTGTGCCTATCATATTTATGAGAAATATGGCTTTA carries:
- the pbuG gene encoding permease, which produces MEKFFKLKENGTTVSTELMAGVTTFFAMSYILFVNPSILSAAGMPSQAVFLATIIAAAISTLIMGLFANVPYALAPGMGLNAFFTYTVVFSLGFSWQEALAIVFLCGLFNIFITVTKLRKSIIKAIPVSLQHAIGGGIGVFVAYLGFKNANLITFSLSSAEIVTVNGVEPAKATAETFANGVFSVNANGGVVPAISTFTDPSVLLAVFGLLLTAVLVLKNVRGAILIGITVTTLAGIPIGVVDLSAVNFADNHISSAFAELGTTFLAAFGGMASLFSDSSRLPLVLMTIFAFSLSDTFDTIGTFVGTGRRTGIFSEEDERALENSSGFSSKMDRALFADAIGTSIGALFGTSNTTTYVESAAGIAEGGRTGLTAVSTAVCFVLSVLLLPIVGIVPAAATAPALIIVGVMMVSSFLDVDWSDFDVALPSFFAAFFMALCYSISYGVAGSFIFYCLVKLVKGKTKEIHPILWGATFLFVLNFIILALL
- the ydiB gene encoding P-loop hydrolase — its product is MFYSKNENELIAYGQGIGRQLKAGDVLVLTGDLGAGKTTLTKGVAKGLGIDQMIKSPTYTIAREYEGRLPLYHLDVYRIGDDPDSIDLDDFIFGGGVTVIEWGELLAKGTLHDYLEILITKTETGRQVDYLAHGHRSEALLEELKHV
- a CDS encoding acetyltransferase (GNAT) family protein; its protein translation is MSEQVVTIEEAKASDASALITLIKEAADETDFITGTEDVIAATVEVLECFLEASQESLTDICLLLKVGDILAGLLNIAGKAYRETSYVGDCFMLVLKPYRNHGLGQLLMETTLDWARETKQLCALELEVQARNTCAYHIYEKYGFKIEGVKRKDVKSRNGDYQDVYLMRKYLERE